A genomic segment from Candidatus Viadribacter manganicus encodes:
- a CDS encoding iron-containing redox enzyme family protein produces the protein MTMTATTETLGDVPETLRRLAIVFTQFEGRLEATPLIRKLTRGRFELADYQSFLVQLRQQVKEGALWMSRAASHIDDQHLELRSLLMRHAVTEHRDFRLLEADYVASGGDIAVIQGGEKNIGSEALSAWMYHQASQPNPFGLLGAMWIIEGLGSIKAQEWGRRVKETLSLPDEAVRFLLYHGENDAGHIEEFKAMLAMVLPNEAASRRIVRTAEVTARLYALQIEEILA, from the coding sequence ATGACGATGACCGCGACGACTGAAACGCTGGGCGATGTGCCTGAGACGCTGCGGCGGTTGGCGATTGTGTTTACCCAGTTCGAAGGGCGGCTGGAAGCGACGCCGCTTATTCGCAAGCTGACGCGTGGACGTTTCGAGTTGGCGGATTACCAGTCGTTTTTGGTGCAGCTGCGCCAGCAGGTGAAAGAAGGCGCGCTTTGGATGTCGCGCGCGGCGTCGCACATTGATGATCAGCATTTGGAGCTGCGGTCGCTGCTGATGCGCCATGCGGTGACGGAGCATCGCGACTTCCGCCTGCTGGAAGCTGACTACGTCGCGAGCGGCGGCGATATCGCTGTGATCCAAGGCGGCGAAAAGAATATCGGATCGGAGGCGCTTTCGGCTTGGATGTATCACCAAGCGTCGCAACCCAATCCGTTTGGGCTCTTAGGCGCAATGTGGATCATTGAAGGGCTGGGCTCGATCAAGGCGCAGGAATGGGGGCGGCGCGTGAAAGAGACGTTGTCGCTGCCCGATGAGGCGGTGCGGTTCTTGTTGTATCACGGTGAAAATGACGCCGGGCACATCGAAGAGTTCAAGGCGATGCTGGCGATGGTGTTGCCCAATGAAGCGGCGTCGCGTCGCATTGTGCGCACTGCGGAAGTCACGGCGCGGCTCTACGCGTTGCAGATCGAGGAAATCCTGGCGTGA